From a single Amphiprion ocellaris isolate individual 3 ecotype Okinawa chromosome 18, ASM2253959v1, whole genome shotgun sequence genomic region:
- the taok2b gene encoding serine/threonine-protein kinase TAO2 isoform X1 codes for MPSSVRAGSLKDPEVAELFSREDPEKLFTDLREIGHGSFGAVYFAHDIRTNEVVAIKKMSYSGKQSNEKWQDIIKEVKFLQKLRHPNTVEYRGCYLREHTAWLVMEYCLGSASDLLEVHKKPLQEVEIAAITHGALQGLVYLHSHNMIHRDVKAGNILLTEPGQVKLGDFGSASIVAPANSFVGTPYWMAPEVILAMDEGQYDGKVDVWSLGITCIELAERKPPLFNMNAMSALYHIAQNESPVLQSNHWSDYFRNFVDSCLQKIAQDRPTSDVLLKHHFLCRERPMTVVMDLIARTKDAVRELDNLQYRKMKKILFHEAHNGPAPEGGDEEEDVEQYMLRTGTVNSMESSHSLPSMSISASSQSSSVNSLADGSDDSGEMAMMQEGEHTVTSNSSVLHKPLSHDNIYDDPYQPEVDSQREPSSSGGGGGGGGRRRRGRDHFATIRTASLVTRQIQEHEQGSALREQMSGYKRMRRQHQKQLMGLENKLKAEMDEHQLRLDKELENQRNSFSMEGEKFNKKHQAILEKETKAVLTEEKKFQQHILAQQKKELTSLLESQKRQYRQRKEQLKEELNENQSTPKREKQEWLVHQKECLQQLQAEEEAGLLRRQRQYYELQCRQYKRKMLLARHNLEQDLLREELNKKQTLKDLECAMLLRHHESTQELEFRQLGLVQRTRAELIRTQHQTELTNQMEYNKRREQELRQKHAMEVRQQPKSLKVSESTQSQGSPEEGNSQSPEGQSISWDSEAGAVEVEDEGDGELEKENKVVAQEMCEAGDELDGAVVDEVFRGGEEGEGDSLVEMKDEVDEEDSKLKANDSREDEDEWKIGEEGTEVREVEGVQWEYEEDQSKTAHVDTDEEEEEGRGVADGCPSELISSLSPEKRRLRQRDIDELSEFYFPDASEELEPIPISPPPPPPPTQTSFPSLFSHGICLLLSLSAAAQPSNFTLLLLSIFLLSLRRSPPLPSVASVLLSAELAFLALFFSYLFLRSCCSLSLSTYLSLSLWASGLFSLGLSLSLGIYYIPMILISASFLSSPSLFLSLYLVVVLIVRPAHDFLQQAPRKVNRLCMRVLFRLPRPLFAMCQSVLGGMAERNLYEMFPKAGRNWGVRQSKIPVPLKSLPLEYQAQCRNTSLLAKGLLWGRRFSRRPLGVLADLANTVVLKLARLLLKKLPLSVRVKLQTLGLLKKEIPSRLPLLLPREVRERRQRERRRRERERQRREERERMFREEGRWECGLRRTSSGRFVRGKIRPWR; via the exons ATGCCATCGAGTGTGCGGGCCGGGAGCCTGAAGGACCCGGAGGTGGCTGAGCTGTTCTCCAGGGAGGATCCCGAGAAGCTCTTCACGGACCTGAGGGAGATAGGTCATGGAAGCTTCGGAGCAGTCTACTTC GCCCACGACATCCGCACAAATGAGGTGGTGGCCATCAAGAAGATGTCCTACAGTGGCAAACAGTCCAATGAG AAATGGCAGGATATCATCAAGGAAGTGAAGTTCCTCCAGAAACTGCGCCACCCCAACACCGTTGAGTACCGTGGCTGCTACCTGAGAGAGCACACAGCCTGG TTGGTGATGGAGTACTGCTTGGGTTCAGCTTCTGACCTCTTAGAAG TTCACAAGAAACCCCTGCAGGAAGTGGAAATAGCCGCCATAACCCACGGTGCACTGCAGGGACTGGTGTATCTTCACTCTCACAACATGATTCACAG GGATGTGAAGGCAGGAAACATCTTGCTAACAGAGCCAGGTCAGGTCAAACTGGGAGATTTTGGCTCGGCCTCCATAGTCGCTCCAGCCAACTCCTTCGTGGGAACACCTTACTG GATGGCCCCCGAGGTGATCCTCGCCATGGACGAGGGTCAGTACGACGGGAAGGTGGATGTGTGGTCACTTGGCATTACCTGCATAGAGCTGG CGGAAAGGAAGCCTCCTCTGTTCAACATGAATGCTATGAGTGCCTTATACCACATCGCCCAGAATGAGAGCCCTGTGTTGCAGTCTAATCACTG GTCGGATTATTTCCGCAATTTTGTGGACTCCTGTTTGCAGAAGATCGCCCAGGACAGACCTACCTCTGATGTGCTGCTCAAG cACCATTTCCTATGCAGAGAGCGTCCAATGACAGTTGTGATGGACCTGATCGCACGCACCAAGGATGCTGTCCGTGAGCTGGACAACCTTCAGTACCGGAAGATGAAGAAAATCCTCTTTCATGAGGCACACAATGGTCCTGCACCAGAAGGAGGTGATGAGGAAGAG GATGTAGAGCAGTATATGCTGCGCACTGGCACAGTCAACAGCATGGAGAGCTCCCACTCTCTGCCATCCATGTCGATCAGCGCCAGCTCCCAGAGCAGCTCGGTCAACAGCCTGGCAGACGGCTCCGATGACAGCGGAGAGATGGCCATGATGCAGGAGGGAGAGCACACCGTCACCTCCAACAGCTCCGTCCTGCACAAGCCCCTG AGCCATGACAATATCTACGATGACCCCTATCAGCCAGAGGTTGACTCACAACGTGAACCTTCGTCGTCTGGTggcggtggaggaggaggtggtcgGCGTAGACGAGGCCGAGACCATTTTGCAACCATCAGGACGGCCTCGCTGGTCACCCGTCAGATCCAGGAACATGAGCAGGGCTCGGCCCTCAGAGAGCAGATGTCCGG GTACAAGCGAATGCGGCGGCAGCACCAGAAGCAGCTAATGGGTCTGGAGAATAAGCTGAAGGCAGAGATGGATGAGCATCAACTGAGACTGGACAAGGAGCTGGAGAATCAGAGGAACAGCTTCTCAATGGAAGGAGAGAAATTCAACAAGAAGCACCAGGCCATTCTGGAGAAGGAG ACAAAGGCAGTCCTGACTGAGGAGAAGAAGTTCCAGCAGCACATACTGGCCCAGCAAAAGAAGGAGTTGACCAGCCTGCTGGAGTCTCAGAAACGGCAGTATCGACAACGCAAGGAGCAGCTCAAAGAG GAACTCAATGAGAACCAGTCGACACCAAAGCGGGAGAAACAGGAGTGGCTGGTGCACCAGAAGGagtgtctgcagcagctgcaggcgGAGGAAGAGGCCGGCCTGCTGCGGAGGCAGAGGCAGTATTATGAGCTCCAGTGTCGCCAGTACAAGAGGAAGATGCTGCTAGCACGCCACAACCTGGAGCAGGATCTGCTCAGAGAG GAACTGAACAAAAAGCAGACTCTGAAGGACCTGGAGTGTGCCATGCTGCTGCGTCACCACGAGTCCACCCAGGAGCTGGAGTTCCGCCAGCTGGGTTTGGTGCAGCGTACGCGGGCCGAACTGATCCGCACGCAGCACCAGACGGAGCTCACCAACCAGATGGAGTATAACAAGAGGCGTGAGCAAGAGCTGCGTCAGAAACACGCCATGGAGGTCCGCCAGCAGCCCAAGAGCCTCAAAGTGAGTGAGAGCACCCAGAGCCAGGGGTCTCCTGAGGAGGGAAACAGCCAGTCACCAGAGGGACAGAGCATCAGCTGGGACAGCGAGGCAGGGGCAGTAGAGGTGGAGGACGAGGGGGATGGCGAGTTAGAAAAGGAGAACAAAGTGGTAGCACAGGAGATGTGTGAGGCTGGGGATGAGCTCGATGGAGCAGTAGTAGATGAAGTTTttagaggaggagaggagggggagggagatTCTCTGGTGGAAATGAAGGATGAGGTAGATGAGGAGGACAGTAAACTGAAGGCAAATGACAGcagagaagatgaagatgaatggAAAATTGGTGAGGAGGGGACAGAGGTGAGGGAAGTAGAAGGAGTGCAGTGGGAATACGAGGAGGATCAAAGTAAAACAGCACATGTAGACACcgatgaggaagaagaagagggcaGAGGTGTGGCTGACGGTTGTCCATCAGAGCTCATCTCATCGTTGTCCCCAGAAAAGAGACGTCTCCGTCAGCGAGACATCGATGAGCTGTCAGAGTTCTACTTCCCTGACGCCTCAGAAGAGCTGGAGCCGATACCCATCTCACCccctcccccgcctccccccacccAGACTTCCTTCCCTTCACTCTTCTCTCATGGCATCTGccttctcctctccctctctgctgctgctcagcccTCCAacttcactctgctgctgctctccatcttcctcctctccctccgtCGCTCTCCTCCCCTGCCCTCGGTGGCCTCTGTCCTGCTCTCCGCTGAGCTTGCCTTCCTGGCGCTCTTCTTCTCGTACCTCTTCCTTCGttcctgctgctctctgtcgCTCTCCACTTACCTGTCACTCAGCCTCTGGGCCAGCGGCCTCTTTAGTTTAGGACTCTCCCTCAGTTTGGGCATTTATTACATCCCCATGATTTTGATCTCCGCCTCCTTCCTCAGCTCTCCGTCCCTCTTCCTTTCCCTCTACTTGGTTGTGGTGCTGATTGTCAGGCCGGCCCATGACTTCCTCCAGCAGGCACCCCGCAAAGTCAACCGCCTCTGCATGCGCGTCCTTTTCCGCCTCCCTCGACCCCTGTTTGCCATGTGCCAGTCAGTGCTGGGCGGTATGGCTGAGCGCAACCTTTACGAGATGTTTCCCAAAGCAGGCCGCAACTGGGGTGTGCGTCAGTCCAAGATCCCGGTTCCCCTGAAGAGCTTGCCGTTAGAGTATCAGGCTCAGTGCCGTAACACCTCTCTGCTGGCCAAGGGCCTGCTCTGGGGTAGGCGTTTCAGTCGTCGCCCCCTCGGCGTCCTGGCAGACCTTGCTAACACCGTAGTGCTAAAACTAGCAAGGCTGTTGCTGAAAAAGCTGCCGCTCAGTGTTCGGGTCAAACTCCAAACTCTGGGCCTCTTAAAGAAGGAAATCCCAAGCAGGTTGCCGCTGTTGTTGCCCCGGGAGGTcagagagaggagacagagggagaggaggaggagagagagggagagacagaggagggaggagagggagaggatgtTTCGTGAGGAGGGGAGGTGGGAGTGTGGATTGAGGCGAACTTCATCTGGAAGGTTTGTCAGGGGGAAAATTCGACCGTGGAGATAg